A genomic segment from Luteolibacter ambystomatis encodes:
- a CDS encoding phosphoribosylanthranilate isomerase, whose product MLLERFLDPSTPSLKICGVTLAEDGQRLVDLGVEAMGVNFWPKSKRYHNPKTATWLKDLKGKILRVGVFVNPDINDAIEMVRAGIIDAVQLHGDESPLQASFLEDWAIPFFKAFGVNTAADLNRAEEYHASGVLLDAPAPGVYGGTGETFDWSVAADFVRHHPDLPVILAGGIVPENAVAALSQVRPTALDVASGAEISPGIKDFDKVEALLKAVRS is encoded by the coding sequence GTGCTTCTCGAACGCTTCCTCGATCCCTCCACCCCATCCCTGAAAATCTGCGGCGTCACCCTCGCCGAAGACGGACAGCGGCTGGTCGATCTGGGCGTGGAGGCGATGGGCGTGAATTTCTGGCCGAAATCGAAGCGCTACCACAATCCGAAGACCGCGACCTGGCTCAAGGACCTGAAGGGTAAAATCCTGCGCGTGGGGGTGTTCGTGAATCCGGACATCAACGACGCCATCGAAATGGTCCGCGCGGGCATCATTGATGCCGTGCAACTCCATGGAGATGAGTCGCCTTTGCAGGCCAGCTTTCTCGAAGACTGGGCGATTCCATTCTTCAAAGCCTTCGGGGTGAACACCGCCGCCGATCTGAATCGGGCGGAGGAGTATCACGCTTCCGGGGTCCTGCTCGATGCTCCGGCCCCGGGTGTGTATGGCGGAACCGGTGAAACGTTCGACTGGTCCGTGGCGGCGGATTTTGTCCGCCATCACCCGGATCTGCCGGTGATTCTGGCGGGAGGCATCGTGCCGGAAAATGCGGTGGCGGCTCTTTCGCAGGTGCGACCCACGGCGCTCGATGTAGCTTCGGGCGCGGAGATTTCGCCAGGTATCAAGGACTTCGACAAGGTTGAGGCGTTGTTGAAGGCGGTACGGAGTTGA
- the trhA gene encoding PAQR family membrane homeostasis protein TrhA yields MSTRARSELCDSPREELASSITHGIGAALSVAALVGMLLVAKGEPYKLVSASVFGGTLILLYLSSTLYHCFSGPRLKALFQLFDHACIYLLIAGSYTPLTLVSLRGPWGWSLLGVVWFLALAGVIIKSVFAGQKDHWISTALYIAMGWLAVIAIGPMMKALPPGGLAWLVAGGLSYTLGTIFFAWRRLPFNHAIWHLFVLAGSACHVAAVVLYILR; encoded by the coding sequence ATGAGCACCCGCGCCCGCTCCGAACTGTGCGATTCCCCGCGCGAGGAACTCGCCAGCAGCATCACTCATGGCATCGGAGCCGCCCTCAGCGTGGCCGCCTTGGTCGGCATGCTGCTCGTCGCGAAAGGCGAGCCTTACAAGCTGGTATCCGCCTCGGTCTTCGGCGGCACGCTGATCCTGCTCTACCTCTCCTCCACGCTCTACCACTGCTTCAGCGGCCCGCGGTTGAAGGCGCTGTTCCAGCTCTTCGACCACGCTTGCATCTATCTCCTGATCGCGGGCTCCTATACTCCGCTGACGCTGGTTTCGCTGCGGGGGCCATGGGGTTGGTCGCTGCTGGGCGTGGTGTGGTTCCTCGCGCTCGCCGGGGTGATCATCAAGAGTGTCTTCGCCGGGCAGAAGGATCACTGGATCTCCACGGCACTTTACATCGCCATGGGCTGGCTGGCGGTCATCGCCATCGGCCCGATGATGAAGGCCCTGCCACCCGGCGGTCTCGCCTGGCTGGTCGCCGGTGGTCTCAGCTACACGCTTGGCACGATCTTCTTCGCGTGGCGGCGGTTGCCATTCAACCACGCCATCTGGCATCTCTTCGTCCTCGCTGGCAGCGCCTGCCATGTCGCCGCCGTTGTGCTCTACATTCTCCGTTGA
- the uvrA gene encoding excinuclease ABC subunit UvrA: MEAIRIRGARQHNLRGVDVDIPRGKLVVITGPSGSGKSSLAFHTLYAEGQRRYVESLSAYARQFLDQLEKPDVDSIEGLSPAIAIEQRSGGLSPRSTVATATEIYDYLRVLWAAVGVPHDPATGERLERMTSTDIVTALSKLPEGSRVVLLAPVPLEEASEPERLLGDLKRQGFVRVRVDGSLLEIEEAAASWPERPVAVEVVVDRFVVRPGGEARLADSVETALKICGSEARASIQAGDLWKDLSFQTSYRNPTTGLIVEELSPRHFSFNSHLGACAACEGLGTESFCDPALLIGDPAKPWTAGGIRGWWKDGSPRHTQFKREAEAMGRMFSVEPEMPVNALPVELARLLFEGGELDTGWKVGREKKSQKKPFEGLCREAERKIGLAKSEAARRRLLRVMAHRPCRVCHGKRLKPQWQAVRIEGCGGRWLGIQDFCGLPVDDALGWIDGIVIDAAKLEICKRLADDVRKRLSFLEEVGLGYLGLDRASGTLSGGEAQRIRLATQLGAGLSGVLYVLDEPSIGLHAADTARLIGALKRLRDLENTVVVVEHDEEIIRAADRVIDMGPGAGVEGGLIIGQGEPDTLVSPTGQWLRGEIPPYPNVPATGLPLASLVIRGAREHNLKEIDVSLPLGQLVCITGPSGSGKSTLADDILRRVLARHFNGAGDVPGKHDAIEGLGEIGKFVVADQSPIGRSPRSNPATFTGAFDHIRELYGKLPLSKQRGYGPGRFSFNTAGGRCERCEGAGRLKIEMNFLPDAWVPCQACGGRRFNRETLEVTFKGKSIADALELPIAEAWTFFGAVPKLRVLLEILTDLGLGYVKLGQAANTLSGGEAQRLKLAVELAKPQAPHTLYLFDEPTTGLHFGDVERLLAAFFRLRDAGHSVIVVEHHLDVIAAADWVVDLGPGGESTGARWWGRELPANWPESPVHPPEWRWRGISRNFGKTNLNTGIAPWMKPPNR, encoded by the coding sequence GTGGAAGCGATCCGGATCCGAGGGGCGAGACAGCACAACCTGCGCGGGGTCGATGTGGACATCCCGCGCGGCAAGCTGGTGGTGATCACCGGACCGAGCGGATCAGGAAAGTCGTCGCTCGCTTTCCACACCCTCTATGCCGAGGGGCAGCGGCGCTATGTCGAATCGCTCTCGGCTTATGCCCGCCAATTCCTCGACCAACTGGAGAAACCGGACGTGGACTCCATCGAGGGCCTGAGCCCGGCGATCGCCATTGAGCAACGGAGCGGGGGGCTCAGCCCGCGTTCGACCGTGGCGACCGCTACGGAAATCTACGATTATCTCCGCGTGCTGTGGGCGGCGGTCGGCGTGCCGCATGATCCCGCGACGGGAGAGCGTCTTGAGCGCATGACCTCCACGGACATTGTGACGGCGCTCTCTAAGCTGCCAGAGGGCAGCCGGGTGGTATTGCTCGCGCCGGTTCCCCTTGAAGAAGCCTCCGAGCCGGAACGCCTGCTGGGCGACTTGAAGCGCCAGGGTTTCGTCCGTGTGCGGGTGGATGGCTCTCTCTTGGAAATTGAGGAAGCGGCAGCTTCGTGGCCGGAAAGGCCGGTGGCGGTCGAGGTGGTGGTGGACCGCTTTGTCGTGCGACCGGGCGGCGAGGCCCGGTTGGCGGATTCCGTGGAGACCGCGCTCAAGATCTGCGGCAGCGAAGCCCGTGCCTCGATTCAGGCAGGCGATCTGTGGAAGGACTTGTCATTCCAGACCAGCTATCGGAATCCCACCACCGGTCTGATCGTGGAGGAGCTTTCGCCGCGTCACTTTTCCTTCAACTCCCACCTCGGTGCCTGCGCGGCCTGCGAGGGACTCGGGACGGAGTCGTTCTGCGATCCGGCGTTGCTGATCGGCGACCCGGCGAAGCCTTGGACCGCCGGGGGCATCCGCGGCTGGTGGAAGGACGGTTCGCCCCGGCACACCCAGTTCAAGCGTGAGGCGGAGGCGATGGGGCGGATGTTCTCTGTGGAGCCGGAAATGCCGGTGAACGCCTTGCCGGTGGAGCTGGCGCGGCTGCTGTTCGAAGGCGGCGAACTCGACACCGGCTGGAAGGTCGGTCGCGAGAAAAAGAGCCAGAAGAAGCCCTTCGAAGGCCTGTGCCGAGAGGCTGAGCGCAAGATCGGCCTCGCGAAGTCCGAGGCCGCGCGCCGTCGGCTCCTGCGCGTGATGGCGCATCGTCCCTGCCGTGTATGCCATGGCAAACGCCTGAAGCCGCAATGGCAGGCCGTGCGGATCGAAGGCTGTGGTGGCCGTTGGCTCGGCATTCAGGATTTCTGCGGGCTGCCGGTGGACGATGCCCTTGGCTGGATCGACGGCATTGTCATCGATGCTGCGAAGCTGGAGATCTGCAAGCGATTGGCCGATGACGTGCGGAAGCGCCTTTCGTTTCTGGAGGAAGTCGGCCTCGGCTATCTTGGGCTGGATCGTGCCAGCGGCACGCTTTCCGGTGGGGAGGCCCAGCGCATCCGTCTGGCCACCCAGCTCGGTGCAGGACTCTCCGGCGTGCTCTACGTGCTGGATGAACCGAGCATCGGACTCCATGCGGCGGACACCGCCCGCTTGATCGGGGCGTTGAAGCGGCTGCGCGATCTGGAAAATACGGTGGTCGTCGTAGAACACGATGAGGAGATCATCCGCGCCGCTGACCGTGTGATCGACATGGGACCCGGCGCTGGCGTGGAGGGTGGTCTCATCATCGGACAAGGCGAACCCGACACCCTTGTATCACCCACCGGGCAATGGCTGCGCGGTGAAATCCCTCCGTATCCGAACGTGCCCGCCACCGGTCTCCCTCTGGCCTCGCTGGTGATCCGCGGCGCGCGTGAACACAACCTGAAGGAGATTGATGTGTCCCTTCCTCTCGGCCAGTTGGTCTGCATCACCGGACCCAGCGGCAGTGGAAAATCAACCCTCGCGGATGACATCCTGCGCCGGGTACTCGCCCGCCATTTCAATGGCGCGGGCGATGTGCCCGGAAAACACGATGCCATCGAGGGGCTCGGTGAAATCGGCAAATTCGTCGTCGCCGACCAATCACCCATCGGCCGCAGCCCGCGCTCGAACCCCGCGACTTTTACCGGGGCCTTCGACCACATCCGTGAACTCTACGGCAAGCTGCCGCTCTCGAAGCAGCGTGGCTACGGGCCGGGGCGTTTCAGCTTCAATACCGCGGGCGGTCGTTGCGAACGCTGTGAGGGTGCGGGACGGCTGAAGATCGAGATGAATTTCCTCCCGGACGCCTGGGTGCCGTGCCAGGCGTGCGGTGGTCGGCGCTTCAACCGTGAGACGCTGGAAGTGACCTTCAAGGGCAAGTCGATCGCCGACGCGCTGGAGCTGCCAATCGCAGAGGCGTGGACGTTTTTCGGGGCGGTGCCGAAGCTGCGGGTGTTGCTGGAGATTCTCACCGACCTCGGCCTCGGCTATGTGAAGCTCGGGCAGGCGGCGAACACCCTCTCCGGTGGCGAAGCCCAGCGACTGAAACTGGCCGTAGAATTGGCGAAACCGCAGGCTCCGCACACCCTGTATCTCTTCGATGAACCCACCACCGGCCTCCATTTCGGCGATGTGGAGCGGCTGCTGGCGGCGTTTTTCCGGCTGAGGGACGCCGGGCACAGCGTGATCGTGGTGGAGCACCATTTGGATGTGATCGCCGCCGCGGACTGGGTGGTGGATCTCGGACCGGGCGGGGAGTCCACGGGGGCACGCTGGTGGGGACGGGAACTCCCTGCCAACTGGCCGGAATCCCCGGTTCACCCACCGGAGTGGCGCTGGCGCGGCATTTCGCGCAACTTCGGAAAAACAAATCTTAATACCGGTATCGCTCCATGGATGAAGCCTCCCAACCGGTGA
- a CDS encoding RNA polymerase sigma factor — protein MDEASQPVNAATDLSPSATAWRSWLVEHGPRLLLFARQQTRSNEDAQDILQDALVKLVDKLNSGEFVGGQDAWLPYLYTAIRRLAIDLSRRDDRRKRREDTVGVEIESDQKDAFHPWFESEASDDETRALLEAGLKELPPKFAEVIVMKIWGERTFAEIGESLGISQNTAASRYRYGLEALKRKLGGARRKGDLSI, from the coding sequence ATGGATGAAGCCTCCCAACCGGTGAATGCCGCAACCGATCTCTCTCCCTCCGCGACCGCTTGGCGTTCGTGGTTGGTGGAACATGGCCCGCGCCTGCTGCTTTTCGCACGCCAGCAGACCCGCTCGAACGAGGATGCCCAGGACATCCTCCAGGACGCGCTGGTCAAACTGGTGGACAAGCTCAACAGCGGGGAATTCGTGGGCGGTCAGGATGCCTGGCTGCCCTACCTCTACACCGCCATCCGCCGCCTCGCCATCGACCTCAGCCGCCGCGATGACCGTCGCAAGCGCCGCGAGGACACGGTGGGCGTGGAGATTGAAAGCGATCAGAAAGACGCGTTCCACCCTTGGTTCGAGAGTGAAGCCTCGGATGACGAAACCCGCGCCCTGCTGGAAGCCGGACTCAAGGAACTGCCGCCGAAATTCGCCGAAGTGATCGTCATGAAAATCTGGGGCGAACGCACGTTTGCGGAAATCGGCGAATCTCTCGGAATTTCTCAAAACACGGCGGCCTCCCGGTATCGCTACGGACTTGAAGCCCTCAAACGCAAACTCGGCGGCGCCCGCCGCAAAGGTGATCTTTCCATCTGA
- a CDS encoding S1C family serine protease gives MKTAKHAILSASLAALVTPAFAIEAPPDEVPAIQVPRDQPLAEDAPSVEAPLRNQRPEPRQAAQPAQATAYLGLGSGTVPDILSAHIGLKPGEGVIVRSLDPTGPASKAGFAINDVILKVDGKAVASHAELSSQVGAKKPGDEVAIDFIHAGKSESRKVILGTRPETELGMVPNEQPSYDRFFQGMPQDQAKRFRESLERGVRGRAGIHDPSGDPNLDMNVPEIDQVVREMQNRMQKMLEGNPGADASAAKEFNLNSESTVRLMDDQGSVEIKSKNGGKEVKIFDKGGSVVWSGPWETDKDREKAPEDVRARVDALKLDMNFKGGGLRLQFGSRARDPLLDQ, from the coding sequence ATGAAAACCGCGAAACATGCCATTCTTTCCGCCAGCCTCGCCGCGCTGGTGACTCCGGCTTTTGCGATCGAAGCCCCGCCGGATGAAGTGCCGGCCATCCAGGTGCCGCGCGATCAGCCGCTTGCCGAGGACGCTCCGTCCGTGGAAGCGCCGCTCCGCAACCAGCGTCCCGAGCCACGCCAGGCGGCACAGCCTGCCCAGGCCACCGCCTATCTCGGGCTCGGCAGCGGCACCGTGCCGGACATTCTTTCCGCCCACATCGGCCTGAAGCCGGGCGAGGGCGTGATCGTCCGCTCGCTCGATCCCACCGGTCCTGCGTCCAAGGCCGGATTTGCCATCAACGATGTGATCCTCAAGGTGGACGGCAAGGCTGTCGCCAGCCACGCCGAACTTTCCAGCCAGGTCGGTGCGAAGAAGCCCGGCGACGAAGTGGCCATTGATTTCATCCATGCCGGCAAGTCCGAGAGCCGCAAGGTGATCCTCGGCACCCGCCCGGAAACCGAACTCGGCATGGTGCCGAACGAGCAGCCCTCCTACGATCGCTTCTTCCAGGGCATGCCGCAGGATCAGGCCAAGCGCTTCCGCGAATCGCTCGAACGCGGTGTGCGCGGTCGTGCCGGAATTCATGATCCGTCCGGTGATCCGAATCTGGACATGAATGTTCCGGAGATCGACCAGGTCGTGCGTGAAATGCAGAACCGCATGCAGAAGATGCTCGAGGGCAATCCCGGTGCGGATGCATCCGCTGCGAAGGAATTCAACCTCAACAGCGAGAGCACCGTCCGGCTGATGGACGACCAAGGCTCCGTGGAGATCAAGAGCAAGAACGGCGGAAAGGAAGTGAAGATCTTCGACAAGGGCGGTTCGGTGGTCTGGTCCGGTCCGTGGGAAACCGACAAGGATCGTGAGAAGGCTCCTGAAGACGTCCGTGCGCGGGTGGATGCTCTCAAGCTCGACATGAACTTCAAAGGCGGTGGTCTCCGGCTCCAGTTCGGCTCCCGCGCCCGTGACCCGCTGCTCGACCAATGA
- a CDS encoding ABC-F family ATP-binding cassette domain-containing protein, protein MSALLSANELRLSYGYQTLLDGVTLAVSAGEKVGLVGRNGCGKTSLLKILTGAQQADSGDLSLRRSIRVGYLPQEFELDPTLSVHENIAAGAADLVEAIRRYEHGEGSDSELAELLHLIEHADGWNLDTRIKAISTALGTAPLEAPVGPLSGGEKRRVALCRALVSQPDLLLLDEPTNHLDSESIRWLEDFLKGFPGAVIFVTHDRYFLDVIATRIIEIDQGRAFSHPGNYTAYLESKAVRQQIAEQTERRRQRFLREELEWVRSGVKARGTKSRHRLDQFYEIEGLQAPPEEREMDLLIPPPPELGNTVVELESAGINVGTAANPRWLFRHLTLSMRPGQCTGIVGRNGVGKTTLIKLCLNQIPPNEGTAELGKKVRVNYIDQTRMALDGTGSLLDEISDGNEKLQFGNQTLGARAYLRRFLFNDQRINERVDLLSGGERARLMLAKVLKNGGNLLVLDEPTNDLDLPSLRMLEEALADFDGSVLVVSHDRYFLDRICDQIVAFEEDGIVVQPGNYSYYLEKRQAREQRDKMFAAAAAREAAARQKAVEPPKPRKLTMAEKKELEGMEDAILLAEEKVADIEAILNDPDFQMNRFAEIPETMNRLEVARENAAKLYARWEELEALK, encoded by the coding sequence ATGTCCGCCCTCCTCTCCGCCAACGAACTCCGCCTGTCCTACGGTTACCAAACCCTGCTGGACGGGGTGACGCTTGCCGTTTCCGCCGGAGAGAAAGTGGGGCTCGTCGGTCGCAACGGCTGCGGCAAGACCTCGCTGCTGAAGATCCTGACCGGTGCCCAGCAGGCGGACTCCGGGGACCTTTCGCTGCGCCGCAGCATCCGGGTGGGGTATCTGCCACAGGAATTCGAACTCGATCCGACTCTCAGCGTCCATGAGAACATCGCCGCCGGAGCCGCCGATTTGGTGGAGGCCATCCGCCGCTATGAGCACGGTGAGGGCAGCGATTCCGAGCTGGCCGAACTGCTGCACCTGATCGAACACGCCGATGGCTGGAACCTCGACACCCGGATCAAGGCGATCTCCACCGCTCTCGGCACCGCTCCGCTGGAAGCTCCCGTCGGCCCACTGTCCGGTGGGGAGAAGCGCCGTGTCGCCCTCTGTCGCGCGCTGGTCTCGCAGCCGGATCTGCTGCTACTCGATGAGCCGACCAACCATCTCGACTCCGAGTCGATCCGCTGGCTGGAGGATTTCCTCAAGGGCTTCCCCGGCGCGGTGATCTTCGTCACCCACGACCGCTACTTCCTCGATGTGATCGCCACCCGCATCATCGAGATCGACCAAGGTCGCGCGTTCTCCCACCCGGGGAACTACACCGCGTATCTGGAATCGAAGGCCGTGCGCCAGCAGATCGCCGAACAGACCGAGCGCCGCCGCCAGCGTTTCCTCCGCGAAGAGCTGGAATGGGTGCGCTCCGGCGTGAAAGCACGCGGTACGAAATCCCGTCACCGCCTCGATCAATTCTACGAGATCGAAGGACTGCAAGCGCCTCCCGAGGAACGCGAGATGGATCTTCTCATCCCTCCCCCGCCCGAACTCGGCAACACTGTCGTAGAGTTGGAAAGCGCGGGCATCAACGTCGGCACCGCCGCCAATCCGCGCTGGCTGTTCCGCCACCTCACGCTGTCGATGCGTCCGGGGCAATGCACCGGCATCGTCGGTCGCAACGGTGTTGGCAAGACCACGCTAATCAAGCTCTGCCTCAACCAGATCCCGCCCAACGAAGGCACCGCGGAACTCGGCAAGAAGGTGCGGGTGAACTACATCGACCAAACCCGCATGGCGCTCGATGGCACCGGTTCGCTGCTCGATGAAATTTCCGACGGCAACGAGAAGCTCCAGTTCGGCAACCAGACGCTCGGAGCCCGAGCCTACCTGCGCCGTTTCCTTTTCAATGACCAGCGTATCAACGAACGAGTCGATCTTCTCTCCGGCGGTGAGCGCGCGCGCCTGATGTTGGCGAAGGTTCTGAAGAACGGCGGCAATCTGCTGGTGCTGGACGAGCCGACCAACGACCTCGACCTGCCCTCGCTGCGCATGCTGGAGGAAGCGCTCGCGGACTTCGATGGCAGTGTGCTCGTCGTCTCCCACGACCGCTATTTCCTCGACCGTATCTGCGATCAGATCGTGGCGTTTGAAGAAGACGGCATCGTCGTCCAGCCGGGCAACTACTCCTACTATCTCGAAAAGCGCCAGGCCCGCGAACAGCGCGACAAGATGTTCGCCGCGGCAGCCGCCCGCGAAGCCGCGGCACGCCAGAAGGCCGTGGAGCCGCCGAAGCCACGCAAGCTCACCATGGCCGAGAAGAAGGAGCTCGAAGGCATGGAGGACGCCATCCTGCTCGCAGAGGAAAAAGTCGCGGACATCGAAGCCATCCTCAACGACCCGGACTTCCAGATGAACCGCTTCGCCGAAATTCCGGAGACGATGAACCGTCTGGAAGTCGCACGCGAAAATGCCGCGAAGCTGTATGCGCGGTGGGAAGAACTGGAGGCGTTGAAGTAG
- a CDS encoding arsenate reductase family protein: MLKVYLYKNCSTCRDAKKWLQARGIDFEEKAIRETPPTVEELATAAASLGLQRLFNTSGGDYRELGLKDRLPGMSREEAFGLLAANGNLVKRPFVIGKGVALTGFKEAEWEMALGR, encoded by the coding sequence GTGCTCAAGGTTTACCTCTACAAGAATTGCTCCACCTGCCGGGACGCGAAGAAATGGCTCCAAGCCCGCGGCATCGATTTCGAGGAAAAGGCGATTCGCGAGACACCGCCGACCGTGGAGGAACTGGCGACCGCGGCGGCCAGCCTCGGCTTGCAGCGGCTCTTCAATACATCCGGCGGAGATTATCGCGAGCTCGGACTGAAAGATCGCTTGCCGGGGATGTCACGCGAGGAGGCCTTCGGGCTGCTGGCCGCGAACGGCAATCTCGTGAAGAGACCGTTTGTGATCGGCAAGGGCGTGGCCCTGACCGGCTTCAAGGAAGCCGAGTGGGAAATGGCGCTGGGCCGCTGA
- a CDS encoding ABC transporter ATP-binding protein has product MSDAPMIETRNLHRSYVLGKKLVEVLHGIDLTIARGEKVFLCGPSGAGKSTLLYTLAGLERPEEGSVHIDGQDLYKLGDREQARFRNARIGYVFQNYHLLPELTALENVLVPGLLGKKDRTAAAMEALERVGLANRADHLPAELSGGEQQRVAIARAIVNEPKVLFADEPTGNLDSANSKQIMDILLNLATEHGVTLVVVTHDETIAENGDRKLIIRDGKIW; this is encoded by the coding sequence GTGTCCGACGCGCCGATGATCGAAACGAGGAATTTGCACCGCAGCTATGTTCTCGGGAAGAAGCTGGTGGAAGTGCTGCATGGCATCGATCTGACCATCGCGCGTGGTGAGAAGGTCTTCCTCTGCGGCCCCAGCGGTGCGGGCAAGTCCACTTTGCTCTACACGCTCGCTGGTCTTGAACGACCCGAGGAGGGATCGGTTCACATCGATGGCCAGGACCTTTATAAGCTGGGGGACCGCGAGCAGGCGCGTTTCCGCAATGCCCGCATCGGCTACGTTTTCCAGAACTACCATCTTTTGCCGGAGCTGACCGCATTGGAGAATGTGCTGGTGCCCGGACTTCTTGGAAAGAAGGACCGCACCGCTGCGGCGATGGAGGCGCTGGAACGCGTGGGCCTCGCAAACCGCGCGGATCATCTTCCTGCGGAGCTTTCAGGTGGAGAACAGCAGCGTGTGGCAATCGCCCGCGCCATCGTCAATGAACCCAAGGTGCTCTTCGCGGACGAGCCGACCGGCAATCTGGACTCGGCGAATAGCAAGCAGATCATGGACATCCTGCTGAATCTCGCCACCGAACACGGCGTGACACTCGTGGTGGTGACCCACGATGAAACGATCGCGGAAAACGGCGATCGCAAGCTGATCATCCGGGACGGGAAGATCTGGTAA